The Novipirellula caenicola DNA segment TTGACCGAACCGAGCGTGACAACCACGACAGGCTCGGTGGCATCCGTGACGACCGTGCCGCCTTCGGCTGCGGGTGCCGTGCCTTGAGCGTGAACGAGTGAATTTGAACTAGCAAACAGCGTTGACGCTGCAAAAGCAACGACTGCAAAAAGTCGGTTGACCGTAACGGAACAACGGAAAGACATTTTCAAACCATCCTTAGGGAATTCGAACCAAGTGTTTCAGAAATCTTTTTATCCGGACCTCTCTGGGAGGGCAATCCAAAGAACGGATCGCAAGCTAATCCGGAGTCTCTATCTAAGTTACCCACACTGAACCGCAATAGTTTCACCGAAGCCCAAGAATGCAACAACCCATCGGAAAAACCCTGGCATCAGCCACATCGCCAAGACACACCGCGAGCGATCCATCGGCCAACGAGCAGGGGTCAACGGGCAGGGGTCAACGGGCAGGGGGCAACGTCAAACCGAAAGGGTGGAGAGAGAGCGACGACTCGCCGTGTTACGGCGACCAATCTCAGCAGGGAGAACGCTCTCACAAAACTGCCTGAAAACCGGAGAGGCAGGCGGCAGCGCATTAGCAGCCGAGCGCAAGGACACAAGAATCGCTGGCCGAAAAAGGTGCCCAGAGAGATTGAGGGCCAGCGGATGCGAACGCTATCGTTCTCGGAAGATGATTCGACCCTTGGTCAGATCGTAAGGCGACAATTCAACTCGCACCTTATCACCCGGAACAATACGGATGAAGTGTTTACGCATACGGCCCGCAACATGAGCCATCACTTCGCTACCGGTCTCCAATTGGACACGGAAACGAGTATTGGCGAGTGCTTGGGTTACAGTACCTTCGACTTCGAAGGCCTCTTCTTTCTTTGCCAAGTGACAAAACCTGTTTCGTTTGAGGGTAATTCGCTGGAATTTAAACAGCAGAAAGTGGCATTGGTTCCTTCAGCAAACTCGTCAATCCGCCACCGCACCGCGATTACGAACGACCATCATTCCCGAAAGAACCATCAACAGAGAACAAACTAACCCGCCAAGATGGCGGGAAAGTGATATCCCAATAAACGGGAATGCATATTTTGTGCCACAGTTCTCTTTCGAAAAAGAGAAGCGATTAACGCTTGCTGAACTGGACACCCCGGCGAGCACCACGAAGACCTGGCTTCTTTCGCTCTTTCATACGCGAATCGCGGGTCAGGTAGCTGCCATCGCGAAGCGGCTCATGAAGCGATTCATCGTAGCTAACCAAGGCACGAGCCAATCCCATGCGTACCGCACCGCTTTGGCCCGTCATGCCGCCGCCGCTGACACGGACAAGCACGTCGACTTGTTCGTTCAAACCAACCGCATCGAGCGTTTGCGTGATGCTGGCTTGGTCTTGAGCGTTAACAAAATACTCACCCATCGGCTTCGAATTCACGACGATCTTGCCGCTTCCAGCACGAACTCGCACGCGAGCGACACTGCTTTTACGACGTCCCGTACCGAGGGCATCACCGTTGATTTTGTCCTTTTTTACAGCGACCATAAATATCAGTCTGGTGTTTAATTTTTTTCAGATGGATTAACAGCACGTGCGGAAAATCCGTCACGCATTAAATAGGGGTAACCAGCAGAGCAAACTCTACCAGATTTATTTATCGCTACTGGCCTTTTTGCCAACTCGCTGCAAAACGACTGGCTGCTGTGCCGTGTGTGGGTGCTCAGGACCCGCGTAAATCTTCAATTTCTTGAGCATTTGGGTTGCCAATTTGTTCTTAGGCAACATGCGTCGGACCGCGTGGAAGATCAAATCTTCGGGTTTGCGTTGCTGACGATCGCTGTAGCTTTCCAAACGCAATCCAGGATGCCCGGTGTACCAAGTGTAGTGGCGAACGTCCATTTTGCGGCCGGTCATGGCCACTTTGTCGGCGTTGGTGACGATCACAAAATCGCCGCAATCGACGTGCGGAGTGTATTCAGGGCGATGTTTCCCCATCAGCACGACGGCGATATCGCTCGCCAACCGACCGAGAACTTCATCGGATGCATCGACGATGTGCCACTGCTTATCAACTTCGCCAGACTTGGCCATGTATGTTCGTTGAGCAACCACGAGATTGACTTTATTTATCGAGAGCTAAAGGGTGTTTTGAGGTTGAGCCGCCTACGTACGGGTTGCCCCGGTGGCTGGCGAGAATCGAGGAATTTATCGGGCAAGGCGGTTAACGGCAAGGCCTTTCGTTCTAGTTTCCCGCTGAATTACGATGATTTCCCGGCAAAGCTGCCATCTGGGAAACAATCGGCAGCCTGACGTCGTCGGATTGAAGTAATCTTCGGGAACTGGAATCCACAAGAATCCTTCGTTTTCATGCCCTCGCCCCCCAAATAGGCGGCGAGCCGCGAAAAGCCAATGATCGCCGCCATCAACCCACCGCGGCGATGGCGATCGGCGCGAAAACAGCACACCTGCAAAGCCGGCTGCGGGATCACGCACCCGAATCGGGACCAAATTGCTCTAAATAGTGATCGAGCCTCAATTTACGGCGAGTGCTATCACTGGTCATGTACCGCACCTTTCCAAAAATGGGACGCTCCGGCCCCCACGCTCGGTCAAACCGGCCAAGTGTCCAGAAAATGCCGCTGTACGAATTGGGATCCCGTCCATCGAGCCCATATTTATTGTTAAGCTCGATCATGATCCGCAACGCCTCTTGGGGCGATTCGGTCCACCGCAAGATATTTTTTCCCCACAACATTCGCATGTAGTTGTGCATCACGCCGGTGCGAACGAGTTCACGCTGGGCAGCATTCCAAAGCGGATCGGCGGTTTTCGCGGCTTCGAGCTGTTTCAACGTATACACCTCGTCGCGAGGATCGCTCTGGTGCTTTCGCAGCGTTTCGATCGCCCAATCAGGCAGGGTGTCAAAGTGATCGTAGACCTCACTGTCGCGAAACGTGCGGTTAAAACTCATCTCACGCCACGTGATCAGCTGGTCCAACAACGCCTCAGCCGACTCGCTGGTGTTCCAAAATCCATGGTTTTTTCCCTTGGGTTCGGACGCTTGGTTGGGCGTCCAATCTTCATGATCCAAGATTCGATCCACGATCTCGTGGGCCGCGATGTGCCCAAAATGCAAATGGGGACTGAGCCCTGTTGTCGCATTTTCATCAGGATGATTGCGATCATCGGCGTAACGAGACAGATCGTTTTTAATAAACGCAGCCAAGCGAGCCTGAGCTGCCTTGGCCCCGCCGCTTACCGTCGGACTCGGTCGAACGTCATGGTCGATCGGGATTTTGTCGAGCCCGCCGGGTGAAAGTAATGCGTCGATGTCCGCCGGAGGCCAGCGACGGGTGATCGCCTCAGGCAGCGATTCGAGCTTCGGAAGCGTGACCCTTGATAGCGGATCGGGTTTGGGCACTTCCAACAACACATCAAGGATATTTTTCTGCATCCAGCGGCGATAACTGTGAGCCACGGTGAAAGTGCGGTCGGGCAACCGCAGCGGCATCATGCCATTGCTGTCGATCAATTCCAGCCGTGCCGGAATACGATCTTTCACCGCCTTGATCATGTCCGGTAAAAAAAAGCATGGGTATTCGTCCGTGACAACCGTGCACGCTTTTTTTGCCAACGTGTGCAGCAGCGGACTTCCCACTCCTGGTTTGGGTTCAACGTACGGGTAGTAGGTCGCCGATTTCTTGGCTAACGCGGCGGCATTGTCCCGCATCCCCTCGATCACGAACCGGTGCAGTCGGTCGCTCGCCCATCGATAGCGAGTGCGAAGCGGCTCAAAGACCACTAACGGCTTGTTAAACTCCTTTGCTCGATCGACTGCGTGCTGCAGCGCAAAGTTATATCGAGTTCGCCGAAACGCGATCATCCAATACAGCACATAATCGCCATCGGGACGCAGTGGATGCGTGTTGGCATCGCTGTGACGAATCTCGGGAATCAACATGCGATGACCACATTTTCGAAAACAAACCAATCAGTCGTCCGGCCACGATCGACCGGGAACCGAGTTCATTGTTCAAGCGAGGCAAGCTTAGCTGGGAAGGTCCGAACTCGGTTTGCCGCCCAACATCGCTGCACTGATCCCGTCGATCGAACGCACATGCAAATCTCGTTGCGGAAAAGCAATTTCGATCTTGTTTTCGCGAAAGGCATCATCAATCGCGAGGTGCAGCTCGTGTTTGATGCGGCGATAACTTGCCACACCGCCGACGAACACTCGCAGCTCAAAATTCAGCGTGCTGTCCCCGAATTCGTTAAAAATCACCATCGGCGGCGGATCGTCTAAGACCGATGCATTTTTGTTGGCCACCTCGTAAAGCAATTTTGTGGTCAAGCGAGTATCGCTGCCATACGCGACGCCGACGGTCGTCACCAATCGCAAACTAGCATTGCTGAGCGTCCAGTTGACCAAATTGCCTGTCACAAATTCTTTGTTAGGAACCACCAACTCTTTGTTGTTCCAATCCAGGATGGTTGTCGCTCGGATGCGGATTCGCGTGACCGTGCCGGTCACATCCCCGATCGTCACGGTGTCACCGACTCGCGCCGGTCGTTCGAATAGTAAAATGATTCCGGAGACGAAGTTGGCAAAAATCTCTTGCAAACCAAAGCCCAACCCCACCGTCATCGCAGCGACCAACCACTGCACGCTGGACCAGCTGACGCCGACAAAATGAAACGCCGCCAAGGCACCGACCAAGATCATCAAGTAGCGTGACATTGCACTGGCGGCATAGCGAGCACCTCCGTCCAGCGGCAACCGTTGCAGCAGCGTGATGTCCATCAACCCTGGGACGTTACGACACGCGATCACGGTCAATGCGATCGCGACAATCGCCATGACCAAATCGCCAAGCGTGACCCATACCGCCCCCGAATCCGACTCGGCCGACCGATGCACGTTTAACCACAGCGGATAACGATGCACGACCCCAAGTGCAGGAAAAAACTCGCTCCAAGTCAAATACAGCCCGATTGCTCCGAGCAAAATCGGCACTAATTTGACGAAGCGTTGAGCTTGACGATTGAGGTCCGACAATTGGACATGTCCGGCACTTTCGATCATTTCCACCGCATCGGATGGCATTTCAGGAGTCGCCTGCTTGACTTGTGCCAACGCTTCACGGCGTTCTCGAGCGCGTGCGATGGCAACACGCCGGTAGGTGAGCAACAACCACCGCATCAACAGGGCACGAACAAAGATCAAGAAGGAAACGATTCCAACCGAAACCACCACTCGCCACGACAATTGGACCGCCGCGTAATGGTACCCTGCGAGCGATCCCGCCAATAACACCAACGGGATCAGCGCCAACAGTGGCGCCAGCGTGACTCCGATCCTGGCGGACGGAGAATCCGCCGCAGCACGAATCTGAGCCATAATCGTGCTACGTGGACCAAGCCAACTCCACAAAATAACGGCACCGGTGGTCATTGCGATGGCAAAGGTGAGTCGCCCGATCGAGGTCGTCATCAAATCATCGCCGCGAAGCTCGGTATACATCACGATCACCGAGCAAGGGACGATGATCCTGGCACTCCAAACCAAGCCACGGCGAATCACATCGGTCGCAGTGAGGTCCCATCCAAAGTGATCTTGGGCAACCCCATCGGTGCGAAACACATGACGCACGAAATCGATGACGTACATCAAGATGCTGCCGCTAAACAGAGCCTTTCCAAATAGATGCAGCGGTTCGCCAATCAACGTGGCACTTTCTAATCGCCACGCGATCCACAACACCAACAGTGCTGCGGGGCTGGCAATCAACATCGTCATCAATACCGCATGTGCGGTCGGTGCAAAGCGTGTCGCGTTGGGGCGTGATGCCTCGTGCCCCAGTCGGCTCAGTTCGCGTTTGATGCGGCCGCGTGAAAACAGCAACCAACCGATCAAAATCCAAATTGGCACGGTGGCAAGAGGTTTGTCGCGAAAATCGCGAGCGAGAACCATCAAGCCGTGCTTCCAGGGCTTCAGATCAAACGCATCGAGCAACGGTTCACGCCACGAGAATCCCTCGCGGTACCAAATCGGCATGGTGCTGGGCACCCACAAGACATGTTCGGCGACAAACGCCGCATGTTCGTCGATCAAATCCGCTAATCGCCGCTGCTCGACTTCCAGATTGCTCAACCGGTTGAGTCGTTTACGGGCAATTTCCGTGAGCTCGCGATAGAGCGTCAATCGATCGTTAAAAACACGCCGCAGCTGATCCTCGACATGCTCGCGATCCTCGATGGGGACCAATCCTGTGTGATTTTCAATGTAACGATCCACAGCGGCATCGAGGTCCAAAAGTTTCCGCCGCTCGTTTTCCCACTTCAGGATTTCGACCGTCAACTCGCTGATCGTCGCACGTCGTTTTCGCGATTCCTGGTGATACGCCGACGTGCTGGGCAGCTCGTTTTTCTCGTTGCGAAGCAGCATCCCGATCTCTTCGGAAAACTGAGCCGCTTCGGCTTGATCCCGCGTCTCGGTGAATTGAGCACTACGCGCAAGATACTCTTCGCGAGTGACAACGATCTGCTTGCGAGTTTTTTCCAGCTCTTCCAAT contains these protein-coding regions:
- the rpsI gene encoding 30S ribosomal protein S9, coding for MVAVKKDKINGDALGTGRRKSSVARVRVRAGSGKIVVNSKPMGEYFVNAQDQASITQTLDAVGLNEQVDVLVRVSGGGMTGQSGAVRMGLARALVSYDESLHEPLRDGSYLTRDSRMKERKKPGLRGARRGVQFSKR
- the infA gene encoding translation initiation factor IF-1 codes for the protein MAKKEEAFEVEGTVTQALANTRFRVQLETGSEVMAHVAGRMRKHFIRIVPGDKVRVELSPYDLTKGRIIFRER
- a CDS encoding mechanosensitive ion channel domain-containing protein, which produces MTAQDVPPLQLTAPGDANSPGAVEPPSARPQPGDRQSGDPRSAPSARPANPTPVAAAATDQVDGVSSPDVNDPSMATDSVTANGLPDPQVPSKSDLETRIQQVTASVDLDDSLKTQIIDLLKKAITRIDESKAAAQRIELLTKQSTTVADDLSAAQTRLEKLAMRPLNDALNFDEMPLSQLQVMHRQAFADLAVLDQQLKTLNDQVDFWGKRMAELPGLVATSRSALVEAEKQLSEIAEDDSDPLQSARRISLQTKILQLKSDLDLFDTETRVAEDAQRLLALQRDATAREQTLKQKQVEELQSALAKAEQAEAMQKANQAVEAVQAADQEIKDAAEINLALANRKTSLLEELEKTRKQIVVTREEYLARSAQFTETRDQAEAAQFSEEIGMLLRNEKNELPSTSAYHQESRKRRATISELTVEILKWENERRKLLDLDAAVDRYIENHTGLVPIEDREHVEDQLRRVFNDRLTLYRELTEIARKRLNRLSNLEVEQRRLADLIDEHAAFVAEHVLWVPSTMPIWYREGFSWREPLLDAFDLKPWKHGLMVLARDFRDKPLATVPIWILIGWLLFSRGRIKRELSRLGHEASRPNATRFAPTAHAVLMTMLIASPAALLVLWIAWRLESATLIGEPLHLFGKALFSGSILMYVIDFVRHVFRTDGVAQDHFGWDLTATDVIRRGLVWSARIIVPCSVIVMYTELRGDDLMTTSIGRLTFAIAMTTGAVILWSWLGPRSTIMAQIRAAADSPSARIGVTLAPLLALIPLVLLAGSLAGYHYAAVQLSWRVVVSVGIVSFLIFVRALLMRWLLLTYRRVAIARARERREALAQVKQATPEMPSDAVEMIESAGHVQLSDLNRQAQRFVKLVPILLGAIGLYLTWSEFFPALGVVHRYPLWLNVHRSAESDSGAVWVTLGDLVMAIVAIALTVIACRNVPGLMDITLLQRLPLDGGARYAASAMSRYLMILVGALAAFHFVGVSWSSVQWLVAAMTVGLGFGLQEIFANFVSGIILLFERPARVGDTVTIGDVTGTVTRIRIRATTILDWNNKELVVPNKEFVTGNLVNWTLSNASLRLVTTVGVAYGSDTRLTTKLLYEVANKNASVLDDPPPMVIFNEFGDSTLNFELRVFVGGVASYRRIKHELHLAIDDAFRENKIEIAFPQRDLHVRSIDGISAAMLGGKPSSDLPS
- the rplM gene encoding 50S ribosomal protein L13; translation: MAKSGEVDKQWHIVDASDEVLGRLASDIAVVLMGKHRPEYTPHVDCGDFVIVTNADKVAMTGRKMDVRHYTWYTGHPGLRLESYSDRQQRKPEDLIFHAVRRMLPKNKLATQMLKKLKIYAGPEHPHTAQQPVVLQRVGKKASSDK
- a CDS encoding deoxyribodipyrimidine photolyase; amino-acid sequence: MLIPEIRHSDANTHPLRPDGDYVLYWMIAFRRTRYNFALQHAVDRAKEFNKPLVVFEPLRTRYRWASDRLHRFVIEGMRDNAAALAKKSATYYPYVEPKPGVGSPLLHTLAKKACTVVTDEYPCFFLPDMIKAVKDRIPARLELIDSNGMMPLRLPDRTFTVAHSYRRWMQKNILDVLLEVPKPDPLSRVTLPKLESLPEAITRRWPPADIDALLSPGGLDKIPIDHDVRPSPTVSGGAKAAQARLAAFIKNDLSRYADDRNHPDENATTGLSPHLHFGHIAAHEIVDRILDHEDWTPNQASEPKGKNHGFWNTSESAEALLDQLITWREMSFNRTFRDSEVYDHFDTLPDWAIETLRKHQSDPRDEVYTLKQLEAAKTADPLWNAAQRELVRTGVMHNYMRMLWGKNILRWTESPQEALRIMIELNNKYGLDGRDPNSYSGIFWTLGRFDRAWGPERPIFGKVRYMTSDSTRRKLRLDHYLEQFGPDSGA